The following is a genomic window from Oscillospiraceae bacterium.
TCTTAATAATTGCAGCCGCCGCCGCGGAATTATCTATAAAAACACAGCTTTGCGCACCTCGGCTGAGCGCTTCAAGTCCCATCTGTCCGCTTCCCGCAAACAGATCCAGAATACGTCTGCCTTCTATATCAAACTGAACAGAGCTGAATATCCCCTCCTTCGCCATTTCGGTGGTAGGGCGGGTAGCCTCACCGTCAAGAGTTTCAAGCTTTGTTCCTCTTGCTGTTCCTGTAATTATTCTCATATTATTGCTTCCTTGTTTATAATTTGACGGGGAGATACCATCGGTGTCTCCCCGTTTTTAGTGTTTTATGTGCGGAGCACTTTAATATTAAAGGAATTTTTCAAGCGGGAAGTAATCCAGCAGAAAGCTCATTGCCAGGGGTTCAATTCCGCTTATCAGCTTATCTTGAAATTCGCTGCAATCCCATTCGCTCATTCCGTTATAGATTTCAAGTGCCGCATCTATTTTGTCAGCATACTTTTCGTTTACATACTCGGGTGTGATAAGAATTCCGTTATTGGCATCATTCACAACGGCATTAAAGCCCTCCAGGAACAGCGCTCTTATCGAACTTTCAGTTTCATTCATAGATATTTCAGTAATGTCGTTGCTTGCAGTAGTAAGATGTCCGATGATTTCTTCATTAGCTTCTTTGATTTCCTCGGGTGTCATTTCATCATCATCCGAACCGCCTGTTGAACCGCCTGTTGAACCACCGGTCGAGTCGCCTGTTGAACCACCTGTGGAGCCACCGGTCGAACCGCCTGTTGAACCGCCTGTCGAACCACCTGTTGAGCCGCCCGAGCTGGGTCTGTTGGAACCTCCGGTAGGCTTGGAAGGAGTAGAGCTTCCGGATGAAGAACCTGTGCTTGCGCCTGCGGAACCGGTCTGAGATTCATTCTTTTCCTGTTCTTTCTCCAGCTCTTCCTGGCGTGCGGTGTAGAGGTTTGCAAGAACTACTATAACCTCGGAGCGCTTGATAATCTCGGTTGCTCTGAAGGTATTGCCTTCTTCAAGTGGCATAAGAAAGTTGGTAACAACTGCATTAACATCATTTACAGCCCAATCGGAAACCTCATCGGTGATTTCCATTCCGGGCAAAGGAAGTGCATAAAGGGCGAGAAGTCTGTTAAGGACCGTGCAAGTCTCCTCACGGGTAAGCTGATTGTCGCCGCGGAAGGAGTTATCCTCGTAACCCTTGATGTAACCCGCTTTCTTGGCAACAAGAGCTATGTCGTAAAACCAGCAATGAATATCTTCTCTGCTGATATCGCTGAATGCCTCGGGGTCGCTTTCGGTATAACCGAAAATCATATTGACCATTTTGCAGAATTCCGCACGGGTAAGACCATTCTGAGGTCTGAATGTACCGTCGGGGAAGCCACCTACAATGCCTGCCTTAGCAAGAACGGAAACGGAGCTTGCAAAAGCATCATTAGTATAATCGATATCTGCAAAAAGAGGTGTGCCGTCGGGCGCAAATCTGAGCGCAGTGGTAGGTGCATCGGTAAGATCGTCATCAGCTATTGCCATAACATCGCCCTGAACATAAGAGGGGTCGTTCTGAATAAGCTGATCGGCACCGTTCTGCTCGGCAAAAGCGGTAACCGTCAAAAGTGTCGCAACAAGTGCGAAAAGTACTAAAAGTTTTTTCATTAATGCAGTTCCCTTCATTTTTTTGATTTAGACGAACAAAAAACTTCTTTTGTTCCGTGCCTTCAAATCAAATGGGCAGAACACCTTCTGCCCATTTGAAAAACTTACTTGTAATTATTTGTAAATTTCCACGCTTCTTCCAAGCCAGCCGGAAATACCCTTAATTTCCTTGAAGAAGCCGTCGGTAATATTACTACCCTGTAATGCCTCGGGGAGGTTTTCGCTGCCAAACTTAACACTGTTAAGCTCATCGTGGTCGAAGTTATAAGCCCTTTCGTAAGCAGACTTGGTAGTTACATTGTAACCCTCAATTGCCGTCTTGAGATAATCGACAATCTTGTCAATGTCTTGTTGTTCAAGTCTTCTGTCCTTATACTCTTCAATAATTTCAATCTTTTCTTTTTCGGTGAGGTCGTAAATCTTATTAACAACACGGTCAATATACTCATCAAGCAGGTCATTAACCTTGGTCATGTATTCACTCATAAGCTCGCCCAACTCATCAGCCATGCTCTTGAGCTCATCATCACCCATATTTGCCTCATCCTTGAACCACTTGCCTGCCTCATCAGCCATAACAACAGCTTCTCTGATAACATCAAAGTAGTAGTTATTGCTCTTGAGAGTGTAACCGGTGAGCAATTCGTCGTCATTTTGATATCCTTTATCGCCGTCCAGCAGATAATCGGGATTTACAATTTCAAGCAGTCTCATGAAGTATGCGTTATCCTTATACTTGTCATAGAACTTGCTTTCAAACTTGTTCATTGCCTGCTCATACTTAGGCTCAACGATACCGGAGATAACGTTTATCTTAATAACAACAGTGGATTTAACTTTGTGCTCATTCATTGAAACAGCAGAGGTATGTGCCATAGGAGGATTGTTTGCAAGGTAATCCTGATACCAATCGTCCAGCCAATCAGGAACCTCGAATTCAGGATGCTGGTCATGGAACTGCCAAAGAGTAAGATTAATCTCGGTAGAATACTGTTCCTTAGCATCCTCGAAGGCTTCCTTCATTTCCTCTTCGGTCATTACCTGCTTATACGACTCGGGAATATCTTCCTCAATGTCCTCGTATGTGAGCTCGTTAACCTTATCACCGTACTTTTCAATAACCTTTACATTTTCCTCGGTAATGGTTACATGCTTTTCTTCAAAGAGTTCTTCCACAACGTCTATTATGATCTGCTCATCAACGCTGGGAGCGGTTCCTCCGGGCTGTGTAAGTGCCTGTTGGATTTCCTCTTTGATAGCTTCTTTACCCAGTGTTTCAACGATACAAACCTCATGCTCAATAAGCTTGATATTTCTGTTTTCGTCCAGAACAAAGCCTGCCACATCAATAAGCTTATCGTTAAGCTTCTGGTTGTTTAAAACTTCCTTAATAGCAGTTTCCTTGAGGAAGAGGAAGTCCTTAACCGTGTCAATAGCTCTTGTTTCGCTGTTGTATTTTACATCATAGTTCTTGAGCTTGCTAAAATACTCGGGAGCTTTAACGCCCACATTTATTTCGTACCACTTAGGATATACTGTAATATTGCCGGTAACGGGTGTGTCGGGTGTGAATTCAACGCCGTTTGCATCAACCCAGGTGTCGTTTCTTACGCTACGTTCAAGTACAAACTCATTAGCGGTTCCTTCAAGGAACTTTTCGCTCACGTAAGCATCCTCATAGCACCAATGGAACAGTTTTTCGCCGAGAGTCTCGCCCTTCTTGGCGGTTCTGGTAGCCAGAGTGGCTCCGGTAGTACCATTCTTGAAGGTTACTCTGTATGTATCGGTGGTTCCCACAGAGATGGAGCCGCCGCCGGTGCGTTTCTTGAAGGTTACGGGAGTTTTTGCAATGATATCTTTAAAAACATCCTCATCCTTGTAGTTATCGAAGTTTACGGTTGTATTATTGTTGCTTACAACAACGCCGCCATCTGCCGTCACTTTTGTAAGCTTAACGTTTTTACCGCCTCGGATTACAAGACGGCCGTTGATTTTAACATTTTCGAGAGTAACCTTATTGAGGCAAACACCGTCTGCAATGATAAGGTCGCCTGTAACTTCAACGTTTTTCACGGTAAGGTCGCTTACGGTATTGAGAAGCAGGTTGCCCTCAACCTTTACATCCTTAATAACAGCATCGCCGAGAATACGGTTGAAAATATTATAGAGAAGCTGTGCAAATTCAGCTCTTGTTATGTACTCTCTGGGATAAAGATTATTCTTTTCTGAGTCTGCAACGGGAGAGCCATTGATGTACTGACGCTGTGCAAGATCGGAAAGCAATGCAACTGCCCAATCGGAAATATTTTTAGCATCTCCGAACTTTTCAAGTACAGTAACATCTGCGCCGCTGAGAACCAGCGCTCTTGCGATTACGACAAAAGCTTCTTCACGGACAATATAATCGTCTGGGCGAAGATGAGTATCATCGCTTCCCTCGAAAGTGCCCATATTTACAGCCTTTGACATTTCCTCGTAAAACCAATCGGTGTCTTTAACATCCTCAAACTTGGTAATACTTGCAAGTACGGATGCACCGAAAGCACGGTTTACAATAGTAGCCATTTCGGCTCTTGTAAGATTTGCATCCGCTCTGATGGTGCCGTCATGATAACCCTTGATAAGGTCATTTTCAACTGCCCATGCGAGAGCTGCCGCTGCCCAATGTTCCTCGGAATAATCCGACATATCACTTGCGGTAAGAGCGCCTGCGGGGATGCAGAATACCGACAGCATCATTGCTACGGTAAGAAGTATTGCTGTTAAGCTTCTGGTAAATTTCAATTTTGCCACCCTTTCGTTTATGTTAATTTTATTATATCCATTTATTAATTTTGCCCATGTAGTAAGCTTTAATGTTCGTTTTTTCTTCCTCATATGCGGCTTTCAGAGAATCCACAAGCCCCTGGTCCTGACCGGATTCCTTAAGAAGCGTTTTGACCTGCTTGAGTATTTCCTCAACCTGAGCATCGGTATCTGCTTCCCACTGAGCCACTATCTTAACTGCACGCTTAACATATGTTGCAAGAAGATTGGTTGCCGTTC
Proteins encoded in this region:
- a CDS encoding S-layer homology domain-containing protein, translating into MKGTALMKKLLVLFALVATLLTVTAFAEQNGADQLIQNDPSYVQGDVMAIADDDLTDAPTTALRFAPDGTPLFADIDYTNDAFASSVSVLAKAGIVGGFPDGTFRPQNGLTRAEFCKMVNMIFGYTESDPEAFSDISREDIHCWFYDIALVAKKAGYIKGYEDNSFRGDNQLTREETCTVLNRLLALYALPLPGMEITDEVSDWAVNDVNAVVTNFLMPLEEGNTFRATEIIKRSEVIVVLANLYTARQEELEKEQEKNESQTGSAGASTGSSSGSSTPSKPTGGSNRPSSGGSTGGSTGGSTGGSTGGSTGGSTGDSTGGSTGGSTGGSDDDEMTPEEIKEANEEIIGHLTTASNDITEISMNETESSIRALFLEGFNAVVNDANNGILITPEYVNEKYADKIDAALEIYNGMSEWDCSEFQDKLISGIEPLAMSFLLDYFPLEKFL